One window from the genome of Tenrec ecaudatus isolate mTenEca1 unplaced genomic scaffold, mTenEca1.hap1 Scaffold_343, whole genome shotgun sequence encodes:
- the LOC142436485 gene encoding uncharacterized protein LOC142436485, whose amino-acid sequence MVACEGERLSAGHHAASSASSPALPSTPRGRAPRAPPARASGSARGPAARRRLAAGSLRPALSQDGRRPGARAAPTAPGSPASPPPPGRAARGGLADAPNLEGAAAGRRRATSWAGSGRPLRGRRSRRALPCAALSAGARPPAPGCEPLRGGRRARVPRGEVRAPAFAPHSGVAGAFSAPPGGLRWRRRRRPRGAPDQHPAEGPERMARRDRLERRRRRKSGSFGALPGICPGDSFFATLDTLSRGGGQRLQLANRTANRPPWFGCGPALRRWQAIESISSQVKATPWSQVEHVVGVPKL is encoded by the exons ATGGTGGCCTGCGAAGGTGAGCGGCTCTCCGCg GGCCATCACGCcgcctcctccgcctcctcccccgccctccccagcaCCCCCCGCGGGCGGGCGCCCCGAGCCCCTCCGGCGCGGGCATCCGGCAGCGCACGCGGGCCCGCGGCGCGACGCCGCCTGGCAGCCGGGAGCCTCCGGCCCGCGCTCTCGCAGGACGGGCGCCGGCCCGGGGCGCGGGCCGCCCCGACTGCCCCCGGgagccccgcctcccccccccccccgggccggGCCGCCCGGGGCGGGCTCGCGGACGCGCCCAACTTGGAAGGCGCCGCCGCCGGCCGCCGGCGCGCTACTTCCTGGGCGGGGTCCGGGCGCCCCCTGCGCGGCCGCCGCTCCCGCCGGGCCCTCCCCTGCGCCGCGCTCTCCGCGGGAGCCCGTCCGCCGGCCCCGGGCTGCGAGCCACTGCGAGGCGGACGCCGAGCGAGGGTCCCGCGGGGGGAAGTTAGGGCTCCCGCTTTCGCCCCCCACTCCGGTGTCGCCGGGGCGTTCAGTGCTCCTCCGGGTGGGCTgcgctggcggcggcggcggcggccccggggcgccccagaccagcacCCCGCAGAAGGGCCCGAGAGGATGGCCAGGAGGGACCGACTGGAGCGCCGCCGCCGGAGGAAGTCCGGGAGCTTCGGAGCCCTTCCGGGAATCTGCCCTGGAGACTCCTTCTTCGCCACCCTGGACACTTTAAGCCGCGGTGGCGGCCAACGTCTCCAGCTTGCCAACCGGACAGCCAACCGCCCTCCCTGGTTTGGATGTGGCCCTGCCCTCCGCAGATGGCAA GCCATTGAATCAATCTCAAGTCAAGTCAAAGCAACTCCATGGAGCCAAGTAGAACACGTGGTCGGGGTCCCTAAGCTATAA